In Trifolium pratense cultivar HEN17-A07 linkage group LG7, ARS_RC_1.1, whole genome shotgun sequence, a genomic segment contains:
- the LOC123894032 gene encoding zinc transporter ZTP29 isoform X1: protein MDSQVMVALALSLVGGLSTSIGALFVIINPAPNLKMLGLLQGFAAGLMLSISFFDLAHNAINSLGFLKGNLWFFAGVIFFAFVANFIPEPTLTPTSEVKTRKKKGDEGGKDNLKKHRQQVLFSGIITAVGISLHNFPEGMAVFLGSMKGLRVGINLALAIALHNIPEGVAVALPVYFATQSKWQAFKLATLSGFAEPLGVIIVAYLFPSSLNPEILEGLLGSVGGVMAFLTLHEMLPLAFDYAGQKQSVKAVFFGMAFMSASLYFLNISLPEEISL, encoded by the exons ATGGATTCTCAAGTGATGGTTGCACTTGCTCTTTCACTTGTTGGTGGTCTCAGCACTTCCATCG GTGCGCTTTTTGTTATTATCAATCCAGCTCCCAATTTGAAGATGCTTGGGCTATTACAG GGTTTTGCTGCTGGTTTGATGCTGAGCATATCATTCTTTGATCTGGCTCATAATGCTATAAACTCACTGGGATTCTTGAAAGGCAACCTTTGG TTTTTTGCTGGTGTTATATTCTTTGCCTTTGTAGCCAATTTTATCCCGGAGCCAACACTTACTCCCACATCAGAAGTAAAGACTAGAAAG AAAAAAGGGGATGAAGGAGGCAAGGATAATTTGAAAAAGCACCGGCAGCAAGTTTTATTCAGTGGGATTATTACAGCTGTAG GCATAAGTTTACACAATTTTCCCGAAGGAATGGCTGTATTCCTTGGATCCATGAAG GGCCTCCGTGTTGGCATTAACTTAGCATTGGCCATTGCTCTGCATAATATCCCAGAG GGTGTTGCTGTTGCACTTCCTGTTTATTTTGCGACACAAAG TAAATGGCAGGCATTCAAATTGGCAACACTTTCAGGCTTTGCTGAACCCTTGGGTGTTATAATTGTAG CCTATTTATTCCCTAGCAGCTTAAATCCTGAGATTCTGGAAGGCCTACTTGGATCAG TTGGCGGAGTTATGGCTTTTCTGACCCTTCATGAAATGCTGCCATTGGCTTTTGACTATGCCGGTCAGAAGCAATCTGTCAAGGCCGTATTTTTTGGAATGGCTTTCATGTCTGCGAG CCTGTATTTTCTAAATATCAGCTTACCAGAGGAGATAAGCTTGTAG
- the LOC123894032 gene encoding zinc transporter ZTP29 isoform X2: MDSQVMVALALSLVGGLSTSIGALFVIINPAPNLKMLGLLQGFAAGLMLSISFFDLAHNAINSLGFLKGNLWFFAGVIFFAFVANFIPEPTLTPTSEVKTRKKKGDEGGKDNLKKHRQQVLFSGIITAVGISLHNFPEGMAVFLGSMKGLRVGINLALAIALHNIPEGVAVALPVYFATQSKWQAFKLATLSGFAEPLGVIIVAYLFPSSLNPEILEGLLGSVGGVMAFLTLHEMLPLAFDYAGQKQSVKAVFFGMAFMSAR; encoded by the exons ATGGATTCTCAAGTGATGGTTGCACTTGCTCTTTCACTTGTTGGTGGTCTCAGCACTTCCATCG GTGCGCTTTTTGTTATTATCAATCCAGCTCCCAATTTGAAGATGCTTGGGCTATTACAG GGTTTTGCTGCTGGTTTGATGCTGAGCATATCATTCTTTGATCTGGCTCATAATGCTATAAACTCACTGGGATTCTTGAAAGGCAACCTTTGG TTTTTTGCTGGTGTTATATTCTTTGCCTTTGTAGCCAATTTTATCCCGGAGCCAACACTTACTCCCACATCAGAAGTAAAGACTAGAAAG AAAAAAGGGGATGAAGGAGGCAAGGATAATTTGAAAAAGCACCGGCAGCAAGTTTTATTCAGTGGGATTATTACAGCTGTAG GCATAAGTTTACACAATTTTCCCGAAGGAATGGCTGTATTCCTTGGATCCATGAAG GGCCTCCGTGTTGGCATTAACTTAGCATTGGCCATTGCTCTGCATAATATCCCAGAG GGTGTTGCTGTTGCACTTCCTGTTTATTTTGCGACACAAAG TAAATGGCAGGCATTCAAATTGGCAACACTTTCAGGCTTTGCTGAACCCTTGGGTGTTATAATTGTAG CCTATTTATTCCCTAGCAGCTTAAATCCTGAGATTCTGGAAGGCCTACTTGGATCAG TTGGCGGAGTTATGGCTTTTCTGACCCTTCATGAAATGCTGCCATTGGCTTTTGACTATGCCGGTCAGAAGCAATCTGTCAAGGCCGTATTTTTTGGAATGGCTTTCATGTCTGCGAG GTAG